The Roseateles sp. XES5 genome window below encodes:
- a CDS encoding methyl-accepting chemotaxis protein: MSFLRNAKIMTKVLAPLVFLSVIAIASVLYLSWSYREADERYSAFIASDNRATLLLSRANTSLHTAAYVAYKVLSYERQTPEMAQLLESYADTTKTAIQRFEAARARLPSAAVDIDGMIASARAIFAELDKAVALGERGEREAAQAVLARQDVAVIQLRKTLAGFIDANTASIDEQSDQLSADAALTIDTALIALGTVLLAAFFASLAITVYGITRPVNALRQRMLSLADGETEATVFGLGRKDEVGQMAAAVSVFRDNAVERIRLEEAAEAGRSLSESERLEREAQKAREAATIQAAVDALANGLEHLSNGDMTYRIDQPFGLSLDGLRGNFNTSMTKLQSTLRRVEESTRSIDAGANEMRSGADDLARRTEQQAASVEETAAALEEITTAVKDSARRAEEAGVLVARTREGAERSGAVVRDAIAAMQLIEKSSGEITNIISVIDGIAFQTNILALNAAVEAARAGEAGKGFAVVAQEVRELAQRSAAAAKDIKHLIGASSHQVQAGVEKVRETGNALGTIATEVQEINRNVAAIVEAAREQSIGLSEINTAVNAMDQGTQQNAAMVEQTTAATHSLTSDVTALSQLLAQFRLGEGGAMSRVVAPAASSPARTLARKVARAFSGSAVLAQAPQGDAWAEF, encoded by the coding sequence ATGTCCTTTCTGCGAAATGCCAAGATCATGACGAAGGTGCTGGCACCGCTCGTCTTCCTGAGCGTCATTGCCATTGCCAGCGTCCTCTATCTGTCCTGGAGCTACCGCGAGGCGGATGAGCGCTACAGCGCCTTCATCGCCAGCGACAACCGTGCGACCCTGCTCCTGTCGCGCGCCAATACGAGCCTGCACACGGCCGCCTATGTCGCCTACAAGGTGCTTTCCTATGAGCGGCAGACGCCCGAAATGGCGCAGCTTCTCGAAAGCTATGCCGACACGACCAAGACGGCGATCCAGCGTTTCGAGGCAGCGCGGGCGCGGCTGCCCAGCGCGGCGGTCGATATCGACGGGATGATCGCAAGCGCGCGCGCCATCTTTGCGGAGCTGGACAAGGCTGTGGCTCTGGGAGAGCGCGGCGAGAGGGAGGCCGCGCAGGCCGTCCTCGCCAGACAGGATGTTGCGGTCATTCAGCTTCGCAAGACGCTGGCGGGATTCATCGATGCGAATACGGCTTCCATCGACGAGCAGTCGGATCAGCTGAGCGCCGATGCGGCACTCACCATCGATACCGCGCTCATTGCGCTCGGCACCGTGCTGCTGGCGGCCTTCTTCGCCTCGCTCGCCATTACCGTCTACGGCATAACCCGGCCGGTGAACGCCCTGCGTCAACGCATGCTGAGCCTTGCCGACGGCGAAACGGAAGCGACGGTCTTCGGGCTCGGCCGCAAGGACGAGGTCGGTCAGATGGCGGCTGCCGTCTCCGTTTTCCGCGACAATGCTGTCGAGCGCATTCGCCTCGAGGAGGCGGCGGAAGCTGGCCGCAGCCTTTCGGAAAGCGAACGCCTCGAACGCGAAGCCCAGAAGGCGAGAGAAGCAGCCACGATCCAGGCGGCAGTGGATGCCCTTGCCAACGGCCTTGAGCATCTTTCCAACGGCGACATGACCTATCGTATCGATCAGCCCTTCGGGCTCAGTCTCGACGGGCTGCGCGGCAACTTCAACACGTCGATGACCAAGCTGCAGTCCACCCTGCGGCGTGTCGAGGAAAGCACGCGCAGCATCGATGCGGGTGCAAACGAAATGCGCTCGGGCGCCGACGACCTCGCCCGCCGCACGGAGCAGCAGGCGGCCTCCGTCGAGGAGACGGCGGCGGCCCTGGAAGAGATCACAACGGCTGTGAAGGATTCCGCCCGGCGCGCGGAAGAGGCCGGCGTGCTTGTCGCCCGCACACGGGAGGGGGCCGAGCGGTCCGGTGCCGTGGTCCGCGACGCGATCGCGGCCATGCAGCTGATCGAGAAATCCTCCGGCGAGATCACGAACATCATCAGCGTGATCGACGGCATTGCCTTCCAGACCAATATCCTGGCCCTCAATGCCGCCGTGGAGGCGGCGCGCGCCGGCGAAGCCGGCAAGGGGTTTGCGGTCGTGGCGCAGGAGGTACGCGAGCTTGCCCAGCGCTCGGCCGCCGCCGCCAAGGACATCAAGCATCTCATCGGCGCTTCGAGCCACCAGGTGCAGGCGGGCGTGGAAAAGGTGCGCGAGACCGGCAATGCCCTCGGCACGATTGCCACGGAGGTCCAGGAGATCAATCGCAACGTCGCGGCGATCGTCGAGGCGGCGCGTGAGCAGTCGATCGGCCTTTCGGAAATCAACACTGCGGTGAACGCGATGGATCAGGGCACCCAGCAGAACGCGGCAATGGTCGAGCAGACCACCGCGGCGACGCATAGCCTGACGTCCGATGTCACGGCGCTTTCCCAGCTTCTGGCGCAGTTCAGGTTGGGAGAGGGAGGCGCCATGTCCCGCGTCGTGGCGCCGGCTGCGTCCTCGCCCGCCCGCACGCTTGCCCGCAAGGTGGCGCGCGCTTTCTCGGGCTCCGCTGTCCTCGCCCAGGCTCCACAGGGCGATGCTTGGGCGGAGTTCTGA
- a CDS encoding diguanylate cyclase translates to MTGEPGRKPSIRLKHLLLGAGGGILLCCAIVAGHFLAEAWTARQDAQSEAEELARYEVVLIAAGAISAERGPANNAMTSDGAAVIGALHQKRVETDRRLAELLDAFRPEVARGGRYFADFALLKAHLRSARVAVDRLAALPVEKRSPDRVAEAVAKMFRCADAAFALRDKLGGEVIARTRNLSAEILLVNEAGALREAAGRLGSYTVLRLAGSTASKEELAAMAATRTRLTLLWHDLRLFAPAHLKTPEVRAAVEATNQAYFLGALPYLNEVLRLHEEGRKISAKAFTDRYVRGLEAAQHLRAQIIRDTVQGAQARAHAAGNSLLAGAVAFGMTCALLFGFAFVVGRLLFSPLLAARNQILALAGDSLAECRRGPAASRELEEIFDSIAVLRQQLREKKEMEQEQRRLTETLRFLSERDPLTQLLNRRTVEDLAIARMRDSDSNNWPVGVLIVDLDHFKRVNDTYGHAAGDVVLKTVADQMRRALRGSDIVARFGGEEFLIILDLSDGAPAVEIAERLRRSIAALDIEHEPRISVTASIGLCVRTPGMTADWGEIVTIADHRLYSAKAQGRNRVCATDEDATDIEEISHGPRSSRLRALR, encoded by the coding sequence ATGACGGGCGAGCCGGGGCGAAAGCCCTCCATTCGATTGAAGCATCTTCTCCTCGGCGCCGGCGGTGGCATTCTTCTGTGTTGCGCCATCGTTGCTGGGCATTTCCTGGCCGAAGCGTGGACCGCGCGACAGGACGCGCAATCCGAGGCGGAAGAACTGGCGCGTTACGAAGTCGTTCTCATCGCGGCGGGTGCGATATCCGCCGAGCGAGGGCCGGCCAACAATGCGATGACGAGCGATGGCGCCGCCGTCATCGGTGCCTTGCATCAGAAGCGGGTGGAGACCGACAGGCGCCTTGCCGAACTCCTCGATGCATTCCGTCCGGAAGTCGCCAGAGGCGGCCGCTATTTTGCGGATTTCGCGCTCTTGAAGGCGCATCTTCGCAGCGCCCGCGTCGCCGTGGACAGGCTTGCCGCCCTTCCCGTGGAAAAGCGGTCGCCGGATCGCGTGGCGGAAGCTGTCGCCAAGATGTTCCGCTGTGCGGATGCCGCCTTTGCCCTGCGCGACAAGCTCGGGGGCGAGGTGATCGCCAGAACGCGAAACCTTTCGGCAGAAATCCTTCTCGTGAACGAGGCGGGGGCGTTGCGCGAGGCCGCCGGTCGCCTCGGTTCCTACACCGTGCTGCGCCTTGCCGGTTCCACCGCAAGCAAGGAGGAGCTGGCGGCGATGGCGGCGACACGTACCCGGCTTACCCTGCTGTGGCACGACCTTCGCCTCTTCGCGCCGGCCCATCTGAAGACGCCTGAGGTGCGTGCCGCGGTGGAGGCGACGAACCAGGCCTATTTCCTGGGAGCGCTGCCCTATCTCAACGAAGTCTTGCGCCTGCACGAAGAAGGCAGAAAAATATCAGCCAAGGCCTTTACGGATCGCTATGTCCGCGGCCTGGAGGCGGCCCAGCACCTGCGTGCGCAAATCATCCGCGATACCGTCCAGGGTGCGCAGGCTCGCGCCCATGCGGCAGGCAATTCGCTTCTCGCTGGCGCCGTGGCCTTCGGCATGACCTGCGCTCTGCTGTTCGGCTTTGCCTTCGTGGTGGGACGCCTGCTTTTCTCCCCCCTTCTGGCCGCCCGCAACCAGATCCTGGCCCTTGCCGGCGACAGCCTTGCGGAATGCCGGCGTGGCCCGGCTGCGAGCCGCGAGCTGGAGGAAATTTTCGACAGCATCGCCGTGTTGCGCCAGCAATTGCGGGAGAAGAAGGAAATGGAGCAGGAGCAGCGGCGTTTAACGGAGACGCTGCGCTTTCTCTCCGAGCGGGACCCGCTGACGCAACTGCTCAACCGGCGCACCGTGGAGGACCTGGCCATCGCCCGCATGCGGGATTCGGACAGCAACAACTGGCCGGTCGGCGTGCTGATCGTGGATCTCGATCATTTCAAACGGGTGAACGATACCTATGGGCACGCGGCCGGAGACGTCGTCCTCAAGACGGTGGCCGACCAGATGCGGCGCGCGCTGCGCGGTAGCGATATCGTGGCGCGTTTCGGTGGTGAGGAGTTCCTGATCATTCTCGACCTCAGCGACGGCGCGCCGGCGGTCGAGATCGCAGAGCGTCTGCGCCGGAGCATCGCCGCGCTGGACATCGAACATGAGCCCAGGATCTCGGTCACCGCAAGCATCGGCCTGTGTGTTCGCACACCCGGAATGACGGCCGACTGGGGCGAGATCGTCACCATCGCGGACCACCGCCTCTATAGCGCCAAGGCGCAGGGCCGCAACCGGGTCTGCGCAACGGACGAAGATGCAACGGATATCGAGGAGATTTCGCACGGGCCGCGGTCCTCACGCCTGCGGGCCCTTCGTTGA
- a CDS encoding TadE/TadG family type IV pilus assembly protein yields MTPRPLARLPNCRRGNFGIMAALIMPALIGAAGIALDFSQALLVKSQLQDAADAALLNGVAPTSKIMAAALQSTAEGEVAAPTAEVEGFFKAAMHDSRFAKDIAIDTIKTNRKDGALLATMIYKASVPTTLSRIFGYELIAVSGIATVTTPLPLFRDYYVLLDNSPSMGVAATVQDIALMEKKTPGKCAFACHTTETGGEDNYQIARANKVKLRIDLLEKAAQVMIETSEEKRAYPSQYRFAMYNLGSQISTPQLTLFSEMTYPSKALQENLSTLQLMSLRRHGERDHAGTELFAAMSTLVDLIGNQGTGKSAANPLKTIIVVTDGLENSRKQNCAKPKVPSSGVCQEPLDDRVCDTAKKKGIDVAILYTTYLPLPDDSWYRHWISPFQSEIGKRLGACSSKDMFIEATFKDDLAKAMSALFEKTLGSSRVAE; encoded by the coding sequence ATGACCCCGAGACCGCTTGCCCGTCTGCCCAACTGCCGCCGCGGCAATTTCGGCATCATGGCCGCCCTGATCATGCCGGCGCTGATCGGCGCGGCGGGGATCGCTCTCGATTTCTCCCAGGCGCTCCTGGTCAAATCCCAGTTGCAGGATGCAGCGGATGCCGCACTCCTCAACGGTGTCGCGCCGACCTCAAAGATCATGGCGGCCGCGCTGCAGAGCACTGCCGAAGGGGAGGTCGCGGCCCCGACAGCGGAGGTCGAAGGCTTCTTCAAGGCGGCAATGCACGACAGCAGGTTCGCGAAGGATATCGCCATCGACACGATCAAGACGAACAGGAAGGATGGCGCCCTTCTCGCCACAATGATCTACAAGGCCTCCGTGCCGACGACCCTCTCGCGGATTTTCGGCTATGAGCTCATCGCCGTCTCCGGGATCGCGACGGTCACGACGCCCCTGCCGCTGTTCCGGGATTACTACGTACTGCTGGACAACTCGCCCTCCATGGGCGTCGCCGCGACCGTGCAGGACATCGCGCTGATGGAGAAGAAGACCCCGGGCAAATGCGCGTTTGCATGCCACACCACGGAAACGGGCGGCGAGGACAACTACCAGATCGCCCGGGCAAACAAGGTGAAGCTCCGGATCGACCTCCTGGAAAAGGCCGCACAGGTGATGATCGAGACCTCGGAGGAAAAACGGGCCTATCCCTCGCAGTACCGTTTCGCGATGTACAATCTCGGTTCGCAGATCAGCACGCCCCAATTGACGCTCTTCTCCGAGATGACCTATCCGTCGAAGGCGCTTCAGGAAAACCTGAGCACGCTGCAACTGATGTCCCTGAGACGGCACGGGGAACGCGATCACGCCGGAACCGAGCTCTTCGCAGCCATGTCCACGCTCGTCGACCTGATAGGCAACCAAGGAACGGGGAAAAGCGCCGCCAACCCGCTCAAGACGATTATCGTCGTGACCGACGGTCTGGAAAACAGCCGGAAGCAGAACTGCGCAAAGCCCAAGGTTCCCTCGAGCGGGGTCTGCCAGGAACCCCTCGACGACCGGGTGTGCGACACGGCCAAGAAGAAGGGGATCGATGTCGCAATCCTCTACACGACATACCTGCCACTGCCGGACGATAGCTGGTACAGGCACTGGATCAGCCCCTTCCAGAGCGAGATCGGCAAGAGGCTCGGCGCCTGCTCGAGCAAGGACATGTTCATCGAGGCCACGTTCAAGGACGACCTCGCAAAGGCAATGAGCGCGCTGTTCGAAAAGACGCTCGGCAGCAGCCGGGTCGCCGAATAG
- a CDS encoding LysR substrate-binding domain-containing protein, translated as MQCNIRALQVFECIYRHSSIAKAAEELAITRSAISHQLRYLRMQIGEELIEKTGRNLTFTPRGIKLAKSLSFAFSQIENSIQSSISEANPALRVAMCSSFGPGWLIPRLERYAQLTDCRLQISLQSYQPELSDAIADVFFTTTPIKDGFWSTKLFTENLIPVGTATQVARSREQGPVLITTEVEDRTFLDDWRNYLGLLQRQDLLDRAAVLGASHYLFALEMATHGLGIALVPRFLAESRLAAKDLQLWHDLPMPSGRTYYLNVKHARRNEPDIRNFTNWVRRMIVEGQDERMGFSKSA; from the coding sequence ATGCAGTGCAACATCAGGGCCCTTCAGGTATTCGAATGCATCTACCGGCATTCTTCCATCGCCAAAGCAGCGGAGGAGCTGGCGATTACGCGCAGCGCCATCAGCCACCAGTTGCGGTATCTGCGCATGCAGATCGGCGAGGAGCTTATCGAGAAGACGGGGCGCAACCTCACCTTCACCCCCCGCGGCATCAAGCTTGCCAAATCTCTCTCCTTCGCCTTCTCCCAGATCGAGAATTCGATCCAAAGCAGCATCAGCGAGGCGAACCCGGCCTTGCGCGTCGCCATGTGCAGTTCGTTCGGCCCCGGATGGCTGATCCCCCGGCTCGAGCGATATGCCCAGCTCACCGACTGTCGGCTGCAGATCAGTCTGCAGAGCTACCAGCCGGAACTCAGCGACGCGATTGCCGACGTCTTCTTCACGACGACGCCCATCAAGGACGGCTTCTGGAGCACCAAACTCTTCACCGAAAACCTGATCCCCGTCGGCACCGCCACGCAGGTAGCACGCAGCCGGGAGCAAGGCCCCGTCCTGATCACGACGGAAGTTGAAGACCGCACGTTCCTCGACGACTGGCGAAACTATCTTGGCCTTCTTCAGCGGCAGGACCTGCTCGATCGCGCGGCCGTGCTCGGCGCAAGCCACTACCTCTTCGCCCTCGAAATGGCCACGCATGGCCTTGGCATTGCGCTCGTGCCGCGTTTCCTTGCCGAGTCACGGCTGGCGGCGAAAGACCTTCAGCTCTGGCACGATCTGCCCATGCCCTCGGGTCGAACCTACTATCTCAACGTCAAGCATGCCCGGCGGAACGAGCCCGATATCCGCAACTTCACCAACTGGGTCCGGCGCATGATCGTCGAGGGACAGGACGAGCGCATGGGGTTTTCGAAAAGCGCGTGA
- a CDS encoding metalloregulator ArsR/SmtB family transcription factor, producing MGNPKRLEILLLTSMAEWSVGDLARETNLSQSALSQHLAKLRQHQLVGCRRDGHTIYYSCPTKSVERIIAILNVDEG from the coding sequence ATGGGCAATCCCAAGCGGCTGGAAATCCTGCTCCTGACCTCGATGGCGGAGTGGAGTGTCGGAGACCTGGCCCGGGAAACGAACCTCAGCCAGTCCGCCCTGTCCCAGCATCTCGCCAAGCTGCGCCAGCACCAGCTCGTCGGTTGCCGCAGGGATGGCCACACCATCTACTATTCCTGTCCGACGAAGAGCGTGGAGCGGATCATCGCCATCTTGAATGTCGACGAAGGCTGA
- a CDS encoding acyltransferase, whose translation MTPAAPTQPSGTLYGIQYLRAFAALAVVFFHAAERNGFAFTIGAAGVDVFFVISGFIMWVIVERRPVSPGRFLKERFRRIVPVYWLATMVMVAGGLAGLFPNLVLTVGHVAASLFFVPMRSPSSGDVWPVLVQGWTLNYEMVFYAVFAACLFLPARLRLAVVALVLLCAVTLGFAVESDNPLFVTYTRPIILEFVAGMLIGRLWLAGQIPDRPRAFVFVFASLTGFAAIAVLKLPFDEWTCGPLAIALVYGTASLERDGGIPLLRFPAVLGAASYSIYLWHTFAISVAAKVGASLGLPPPIAFAVSACTGIAVGLCAYVLVERPLLKGRNISLARWRPWSSPRNQRRA comes from the coding sequence ATGACGCCCGCTGCCCCGACGCAGCCGAGCGGAACACTCTACGGCATTCAGTATCTGCGGGCCTTCGCCGCGCTTGCCGTCGTGTTTTTCCACGCCGCCGAACGCAACGGCTTCGCCTTCACGATCGGCGCCGCCGGCGTCGACGTCTTCTTCGTCATCAGCGGCTTCATCATGTGGGTGATCGTCGAACGACGCCCCGTTTCACCCGGCCGTTTTCTCAAGGAGCGGTTCCGGCGCATCGTGCCCGTCTATTGGCTGGCGACCATGGTCATGGTGGCGGGTGGGCTCGCCGGCCTGTTCCCCAATCTGGTGCTGACGGTCGGCCATGTCGCCGCGTCGCTTTTCTTCGTGCCGATGCGTTCGCCGAGCAGCGGGGACGTCTGGCCAGTGCTCGTCCAGGGGTGGACGCTCAATTATGAAATGGTCTTCTACGCGGTCTTCGCCGCCTGCCTCTTCCTGCCGGCGCGCCTTCGCCTTGCCGTTGTCGCGCTGGTCCTTCTGTGCGCGGTCACGCTCGGCTTCGCGGTGGAAAGCGACAATCCCCTTTTCGTGACCTATACGCGGCCGATCATCCTGGAATTCGTCGCCGGCATGCTGATCGGCCGGCTTTGGCTCGCGGGGCAGATTCCGGATCGTCCGCGGGCGTTCGTCTTTGTCTTCGCATCGCTGACAGGTTTCGCGGCGATCGCCGTCCTCAAGCTGCCTTTCGATGAATGGACATGCGGGCCGCTTGCGATAGCCCTCGTCTACGGCACGGCATCCCTCGAAAGAGACGGCGGCATTCCCCTGCTGAGGTTTCCAGCTGTGCTGGGTGCTGCAAGCTACTCGATCTATCTCTGGCACACCTTTGCGATTTCCGTCGCCGCAAAGGTCGGGGCGAGCCTCGGCCTCCCACCTCCAATCGCCTTCGCTGTCTCGGCCTGCACCGGCATCGCGGTGGGGCTCTGCGCCTATGTCCTCGTCGAGCGCCCGCTCCTCAAGGGCAGGAACATTTCTCTCGCACGCTGGCGCCCCTGGTCCTCTCCACGCAACCAGCGGCGTGCATGA